One genomic segment of Streptomyces liangshanensis includes these proteins:
- a CDS encoding NDP-hexose 2,3-dehydratase family protein: MARSGLVPDLDHFHRWLGEQRRISQMEVRSLPLDHLDGWRTDPDTGNIRHVSGKFYSVEGLDARVTAGPVERWQQPIINQPEVGILGILVKEFDGVLHCLMQAKIEPGNCNGLQLSPTVQATRSNYTRVHGGASVPYLDYFRDTAGHRVLADVRQSEQGSWFHRKRNRNMVVQVTGEVELLAGFCWLTLGQVHQLLALDDLVNMDVRTVLSCVPFAGVNLLRAFGPDLTAFTSSLIRSYGVEADAVHSTSEVLSWITDVRTRRESDAERIALRDVQGWNRDDKKIAHDSGLFFRVIGVGVTATGRETRAWAQPMIEPCGEGVVAFLAKQMNGVLHLLVHAKAEPGYVDVVELAPTVQCTPPNYDAIPGGARPPFLAEVLAARPHQVRFEAVHSEEGGRFFHARNRYSVIEVEGDVDAGHPDYRWLTLTQLASLVQHSHYVNVQARSLIACLHALSA; this comes from the coding sequence ATGGCCAGGTCCGGACTGGTCCCCGACCTCGACCACTTCCACCGCTGGCTCGGCGAGCAGAGGCGTATCTCCCAGATGGAGGTCCGGAGCCTTCCGCTGGACCACCTCGACGGATGGCGGACCGACCCCGACACGGGCAACATCCGCCATGTCTCGGGGAAGTTCTACTCGGTCGAGGGGCTGGACGCGCGGGTGACGGCCGGCCCGGTCGAGCGGTGGCAGCAGCCGATCATCAACCAGCCCGAGGTGGGCATCCTGGGCATCCTGGTCAAGGAGTTCGACGGTGTCCTGCACTGCCTGATGCAGGCCAAGATCGAGCCGGGCAACTGCAACGGCCTCCAGCTCTCCCCGACGGTCCAGGCGACTCGCAGCAACTACACCCGGGTGCACGGCGGTGCGAGTGTGCCGTACCTCGACTACTTCCGGGACACCGCGGGCCACCGTGTCCTGGCCGACGTCCGGCAGTCCGAGCAGGGCTCCTGGTTCCACCGGAAGCGCAACCGCAACATGGTCGTCCAGGTCACCGGCGAGGTCGAGCTGCTCGCTGGGTTCTGCTGGCTGACCCTCGGTCAGGTGCACCAACTGCTGGCGCTGGACGACCTGGTGAACATGGACGTGCGCACGGTCCTGTCGTGCGTCCCCTTCGCCGGAGTGAACCTGCTGCGGGCGTTCGGCCCCGATCTCACCGCGTTCACCTCGTCGCTCATCCGGTCGTACGGCGTGGAGGCCGACGCCGTCCACAGCACCTCCGAGGTCCTCAGCTGGATCACGGACGTCCGCACCCGGCGGGAGAGCGACGCCGAGCGGATCGCCCTGCGGGACGTGCAGGGCTGGAACCGGGACGACAAGAAGATCGCGCACGACAGCGGCTTGTTCTTCCGCGTCATCGGGGTCGGTGTCACGGCCACCGGACGCGAGACCCGCGCCTGGGCCCAGCCGATGATAGAGCCGTGCGGCGAGGGCGTGGTGGCCTTCCTGGCCAAACAGATGAACGGCGTCCTGCACCTGCTGGTCCACGCCAAGGCCGAGCCGGGGTACGTCGACGTCGTGGAACTCGCCCCCACCGTCCAGTGCACCCCGCCCAACTACGACGCGATCCCGGGGGGCGCGCGACCGCCCTTTCTGGCCGAGGTTCTCGCCGCCCGGCCGCACCAGGTCCGGTTCGAGGCCGTGCACTCGGAGGAGGGCGGGCGCTTCTTCCACGCGCGGAACCGGTACTCCGTCATCGAGGTCGAGGGCGATGTCGATGCCGGCCACCCGGACTACCGCTGGCTCACGCTGACCCAGCTGGCCTCCCTGGTGCAGCACAGCCACTACGTGAACGTGCAGGCCCGCAGTCTGATCGCCTGCCTGCACGCCTTGTCCGCCTGA